In the genome of Methanococcoides burtonii DSM 6242, the window GAAATATTCAGATAGATACCATATTTGCAATGGTTTTACATCTCATTACCAAAGCATAATATGGATAGAACAAAAAAACAATAGAGGCATGATCAAAGGATAATAGACCATAATATTATAGTAACATAAAAAATAAGTGAATCGGTTTCAATCATCTCTTTTTCTGAGCATACGCATTGTTTCCCTGTGGAGAGAAACTATAAGATCGCTCAACATTCCGAAAATAAACATCTGAATTCCGGTGAGGATCAACAATGCCGTCAAAATGGTCATAGGGATACGAGTAACTCCATTCATCCACTCATTAACCACATACAAACCAACAGCAATCCCTGAAAGTGTTAAACCAGTACCTAATATTCCAAAGTAGAACATCGGATTATGCAATCTTGCCATTCTGAATATGGTCTTAGCGATCTTCAAGCCATCTCTTAGCGGATTTAGTTTTGTAGCTGCCGAAGAATGCCTTGCCACATAAGTGATGGGAACAACCTTGACCTTCATCTCGTTCTTAACACTCTCGACCGTCATTTCGGTCTCGATCTCAAAACCCATCTCGGTCAGAGAAAGGTTCTTTATCACATGGTGTGTGAACCCGCGATAACCGGTCAGTATATCCTCCAGCCAGATACCGTATGCAAACCCAAAAAGCTTGTTAAGTATCTTATTGCCTGCAAGATTCAATTTTGTAAAAGCACCGGCTTCGAAATTAGCCATCCTGTTCCCAAGAGTATGTTCAGCATGACCATCGAGAATGGGTTGCAGCACAGCATGAACATCACTTGCAAGATAAGTTCCGTCACCATCAATCATGACGATGTAAGGGTCTTCGATAAGCTGGAATGCTTCCTGAACAGCCTGCCCTTTACCCTTACCTTCCTGAACAATTACCTTTGCACCGTTCTCTTCAGCAAGCTTTCGAGTATTGTCGGAACTATGGCCATCTATAACAAGAATGTTCTCAAAGCCTTCCGATCGGAAATCCTTGATAAGCTGTACGATGGTCACTTCCTCATTCAGGGTAGGAATGAGGATACAAACATCGTTTTTGTTCAGTGAAGCCTGAATATCCATTTACAGAAGTCCCATGTTGTCAAGCTGCTGCCTTACAACTTCAACTCCTTGATCACAGTGCGCAGGTGATTTTCCGCCTGTGACCACAAGTTTGCCTGAGCTGAAAATAAGTACTACAACTTTTGGATCAGCTATCCTGTAAACGAGTCCGGGAAACTGCTCAGGCTCATACTCGATATTCTCGAGACCGAGTCCTATAGCAATTGCGTTGAGATTGAGGGTAGCATGAAGGTCAGCTGAAGCAACAATATTCTGTACAGTGATCTCAGGGTCTGCAATGGTCTCTATGCCGATACCGTTGAGCTTCTTTGCCATATTACCAATTACGATGTGTACATCAGCAACGTTCTTAGCACCGGTACATACGACCTTACCGGATGTGAATACAAGGAATGCAGCCTTTGGGTCAGTAACACGATAGACAAGCCCGGGGAATTTCTGCTTGTTGTATTCTGCACCCTCGAATTCCGCTTCAATCTTTATAAGGTCGAACTCTTCAGCAAGTTTAGTTGATGCGACCACGTTTTCTATTTTGATATTATATTCCGACATGTTCTTGGACTCTTCTGCAAGTTCAGTTGATGCGACCACATTTTCTATTTTGATATTAGATTCCGACATTTCTTTGACCTTCAGTATTATAAGGAAAGGTATATTCGCAAGCGCAGTATATATACTTATACCCTTTCCTTTATATATCTACTTAAAAACTATATCAATGAAATTTTAGTCTTCGAGCTTCTTCAATCCATCGATGATAGCATCATATTTTTTGCATACCCTCTCAATGAGATCGCCTTCGATAGAGGAGTGAGTAGGAACCAGAATGTCAGCCCCCTCAGTAACGTTCATGCCTTCACTTGATGTACCATAATCAGGTGCTATAACTACCCCTTCTGCTGAAATACCAAGGCGCAGATCACTAACGATCCGTGCGATCATGTCTGTTGCGGGCCTAACCTTTTTACTGATCACAAGTGCTTTTGACACATACCTCTCCCTCATTTCCGTGATGAGTTCGATGCTTTCTTTCACCCTTTCCGGATCAGCCACGTTCTCAAGTAACTTTATGGCATCGAGAAGATCATCAAAAGTGGTAGACCGTACCTCTATTATCTCTCCATCATAATTATTTATTACTTTCTCTACGTAACCTTTTGATATTACAAGCTTATAAACATCAGCAAGCTCGTCCAGTTCATCTTCAGTAGGATCATAGGCATTGATCGTCCTGTAATCCTTTATTCCACAAAGGTCCACAAGGGATCTGTACATCGGAGTAAAACCAATGAACTTACGTCCCAGCCACCTATCAAGACCTTCCTTACCGCTTTGCTGGCGTGAAAGTTCAACGATCTTTTTCTTGATCGATTCCGGTTCATTCCTATCAAGACCGAAATAATCTGCAAATAGCGGAGTCGTTTGAAGAAGTTTGGTCCTCCCATGAGGCACTGCTTCAATGAAGCCCCTGTCCTTAAGTTCCCGAATATGATCATAAACGGAATTGCCCCTCATATCAACGAGCTCCGACTGGACAACGGGTTGATGATAAGCAACCATGGAAAGCGTACGAAGTATAGGCGCTTTCAATTCCTTTGGTGCGATGGGACTTATAACATCAGTATATTTTGGTTTGACCTGCATGACATAACGTCCACCGAGGTCAATTATTTCCATTCCGGACTCGCGTGTCGAATACTCTTCCATCAGTGACCGGATCACAGGTGTGACATTCTTTGCAGACTTATTGATGAGCTTGGCAAGCGTCTGTGTGTCAACAGCTTCCCCTGCCGCAAAAAGTACGGCTTCTATGATCTCTCTCTCGCTCATTTATTCCTCTTCAAATAATTCAATGACAGATGGGGGGTGCACAAATAATTCCCCGAAA includes:
- the aglJ gene encoding S-layer glycoprotein N-glycosyltransferase AglJ, whose translation is MDIQASLNKNDVCILIPTLNEEVTIVQLIKDFRSEGFENILVIDGHSSDNTRKLAEENGAKVIVQEGKGKGQAVQEAFQLIEDPYIVMIDGDGTYLASDVHAVLQPILDGHAEHTLGNRMANFEAGAFTKLNLAGNKILNKLFGFAYGIWLEDILTGYRGFTHHVIKNLSLTEMGFEIETEMTVESVKNEMKVKVVPITYVARHSSAATKLNPLRDGLKIAKTIFRMARLHNPMFYFGILGTGLTLSGIAVGLYVVNEWMNGVTRIPMTILTALLILTGIQMFIFGMLSDLIVSLHRETMRMLRKRDD
- a CDS encoding TATA-box-binding protein, producing MSEYNIKIENVVASTKLAEEFDLIKIEAEFEGAEYNKQKFPGLVYRVTDPKAAFLVFTSGKVVCTGAKNVADVHIVIGNMAKKLNGIGIETIADPEITVQNIVASADLHATLNLNAIAIGLGLENIEYEPEQFPGLVYRIADPKVVVLIFSSGKLVVTGGKSPAHCDQGVEVVRQQLDNMGLL
- the scpB gene encoding SMC-Scp complex subunit ScpB, translating into MSEREIIEAVLFAAGEAVDTQTLAKLINKSAKNVTPVIRSLMEEYSTRESGMEIIDLGGRYVMQVKPKYTDVISPIAPKELKAPILRTLSMVAYHQPVVQSELVDMRGNSVYDHIRELKDRGFIEAVPHGRTKLLQTTPLFADYFGLDRNEPESIKKKIVELSRQQSGKEGLDRWLGRKFIGFTPMYRSLVDLCGIKDYRTINAYDPTEDELDELADVYKLVISKGYVEKVINNYDGEIIEVRSTTFDDLLDAIKLLENVADPERVKESIELITEMRERYVSKALVISKKVRPATDMIARIVSDLRLGISAEGVVIAPDYGTSSEGMNVTEGADILVPTHSSIEGDLIERVCKKYDAIIDGLKKLED